The Macaca mulatta isolate MMU2019108-1 chromosome X, T2T-MMU8v2.0, whole genome shotgun sequence DNA window agtccccactggggcactgcctagtgggactgtgaaaagagggccactgtcctacagactccagaatggtagattcaccaacagcttgcaATGTgaacctggaaaagtcacaggcactcaatgccagcccctGAAAGCAGCCATGGGGGCTGCACCCTGaagagccacaggggtggagctgctcaTGTCCTGGGGAGCCTAACCCTTGCTTCAGCATGTCCTatatgtgagacatggaatcaaaagagattattttggagttttaagactTAATAACTGCCCTGCTGGTTTTCAGAATTGCATGGTGCCTGTAGACCCTTTGTTTTGGCCTATTTCTCCCGTTTAGAATGGGAGCATTTACACAATgaatgtatccccattgtattttggaagtaactaacatgcttttgattttacaggctcataggtggaaaggacttgccttgtctcagataagactttggacttagaattttgagttaatgctggaattagttaagactttggggggtTGTCGGGAAAgcatggttggttttgaaatgtgagaaagatatgagatttgggaggggccaggagtggaatACTATCGTTTGGATTTGTTTCCctgaccaaatctcatgtctaattggaggaggggtctggtgggaggtgattggattatgggggcagatAATTCCCTtgttgttttcatgatagtgaatgtgttctcatgagatctgatggtttaaatgtGCAtggcactttctctctctctctctctctctctctctctctctctctcttctctactctcctgctctgccatggtaagaaGTGCtagcttcccctttgccttctgctatgattgtaagcttcttgaggtctccaagccatgcttcctgttaagcctgcagaactgtgagccaattaaacctattttctttataaattacccagtatcaggtatctctttatagcagtgcaataACAGATTAATACAGTGGGTGTATAAGTCCTGCTGCTCAGGGATGGAGAACTTTCACCAGAAAATTAAGTCATAGTTCAATTAAATTGGATCCTGAGACTGATTCTTAGTGATTTGGGGCTCTCCACAAACCAACAGGCAGAGAAATAATTGTTGTACTTACTGAGGTGATTGATTATGATTATCAAGGGAAAATTGTACTGCTACTAAACAGTGGAACCAAGGAAAACTATTACTGACTGGAACTCAAAAGATTCACTCGGatgccttttctccttcctggcCAATTGACCATTTTCAGTGAAAAACTGCAACAAATACAAGATTTCCAACAACTCAAACCCTGCAGTGAGACATATCTGAATTATTCCACTAGGTAAAACAAAACCCATCCAGCCAAGATGTTGCAGATGGCATAGGAAGATAAGGAATTGGTTGTGTAAGAAGAAAATTATGATGACCAACTTATGACTCCTTAACAGCTGGAAATCAAGAAATGAAGCAGCCATGcttttcttgacttctttttccCTCTTCCCACTGACATTGCCTTATATAAAGAGTAATGGTGGTGGCTAACATTTTAGTTTTAGGTCGAAATGTAGAATTGACAATATCTTGAAACTGGATGGTAGCTAATGAGAATTTATGTGTTCTCTATGCTGAGGACATGAATATTTTATCTGGATAAGCAAAAAGAGTGAACGCTGTGGAGAAAAGTAACGTGGGCTATGCTGGATATTCCCAGGTTCTTCAGAGCCACTCTTCACTCATCTGTTCTGCTTGTACCAAGGGTGCTGTCCTTTGTGAATTGCATCAAGGCACTCTTTTTCTTCTGGCTTCCAGTTGAGTTTGGTCAATGGGAGACACCAACAGGAGATTAAAGGACAAAGTAGTTGTGTCCCTCTACCAAAGACTGCAGCTCCTGTCAGGGAAAGTCTTCACCTATAGCTAGTCTTCCCCCTTGCTTCTTCAAGAATAGAGGTCATGAGGGCTCACCAGTGTTGTTAATCCTAGTGAACTTCATTGAGACTTATTATTTAGTAACTCACTTTACACTTTATACTTTGTCACTTTATTAACCTCTCTTCATTGTCCTGTTTGAGGGTGACATCTGTTTTCTGCTGAAACTCTGAATGGCACATCAAACATCAATTTCCAACTATTTAACCCAAGTAAATTTTGAGATCTGCAGGGCCGAGTCATATTATTTTTCATCCAAGTATGTAAGCCAGAAACCTGGGACTCATCAATGACAAAACTCCTTGATATACCTCATTTTAAATATgcaatttataattattttccaatACTTTTATgccaaaaatatatctttatttcctcttcttctttattttatcatTGAAACTTTCCTTGTCCAATCCATTATCATTTTTTGCTTGGACTACTGGAATGGCCTAATCGGTCTTACTATTTTCCCTTTTGTCTCtctgtaatatattttttctcattgcaGTCAaagcaatcttttaaaaataccaatcTGCTCCCATCCATGACCCTACTTAAAACCCTTCAAATGTCTCTTATTACTTTAAGTACAAAGATAAgaggtttttctttgtttgtttgtttgttttcacataGCCTACAGTGTCCAACATGATCTGGACTCTCCCGAATTTTCCAActtattttcatataattctcTTTACTCAGTGTGCTCAGGAccctttttatttcactttcaccAACAACCACATTCCTTCCTGCCTCAGGGACTTAGCTTTCAATTACTTCTGCCTGAGATTTACCTGATTTATACTACTCATACTTCAGCTTTCTGCTCAAATTTCACAGTAAGTTGAGACTTAATTATTAGTCCAGGATTCTCACCCCTGCCATTATAAACTCTCATAGGcattctgtatttcttctttacAATGAAGTAGctgaattatttgaaaaagtCTTTTACTCCCCAGGAGACTATATGCTTAATAGGGGCAGGGTCTATGTGTGTTTCACTCACAACTCTATCCATTCCCATTCCTGacaataaatgagtgaatgaataatcATGTGAGGGTGAGTGAATGGATAGAATGGAAAGGTGGCATGAGTTATGATACCTAAAACTATGCTTCACACAATTCTTAGATATATGACTGCCCACTTTTCTGAGTGACAGATTTGGGGCTCTGAGTTTGTGGACAAATAATCAGAGAGCTAGTCTCTATTATTTATGCTTCCAGATGAACCTTCAAATAATTTTGCCAAATTCTAAAATCAATTCTTTTGGGATTTTAATTGAAATTGCTTAAAACAAGAAATTTAATTGTGGGAGAATTTGTCTATTTGTAatgttcttcctctcttctttatttacttaacttttattttatatctcttaATTAAGTTTCATGACTTTCTTTATAATAATTCCATAAATTTCTTGTTGGTGCTACTTTATGTCCCTGTTGCTATTGTGAAAGTATTTCTTACCTGGTGATATTTCCCTTTAATTGGTTGTTTGTGGTAAAAGGAAAGTAATTCTCTTTTGTTTATATCATACTGATtcttcttattaatttttaaagttttgattatTCCACTAATATCTTATATGGTAAAAATATATCTAGTAATAAACATAATCTTAACCCTcctttaaaagttatatttttatttgttttacatattattGAATTGGCCAGAATGTCTGGAACAACACTGAGTAGCTTCAATAGCCAACATCATTTCCTGTGTTGTACCATTAGTTGTGACGTTATTTAAGATAAATTTGGAAatagtgtatttcctttttcctaaaTTTCTATACGTATTTTAAGACAAGCAAtgggtgttaaattttatcaGATTCTTTCTACATATTCTTCTTTATAAAGAGCCACTTCTTGAATTTATCAATTACTGTCATTATCTTCTAACTactgcatttttctttctgtatgctttttgtttgtgatattgctttatttctaaattcttaaagttaaatgtttaatgtatttcattaaaaatagtgGTAGTATTTAAGGGTATGGATTTTACTAAGTAGTTTTGGCTACTGAAATTGACCAATACTTGGTATCCCAGCAGGTAATAAGGGATATCAGGAGCAATTTTTCACCTAATACAAGTGAAAGAGTTTATAGGACTCATGCCCCCTTGGTATGAAGTTTAGACTCTTAGATACATGAGTAATGATCACAGCATTTGAAGGTCTTAAATGTTATCAACATCTTATCCAAGGTTAGTCCTTAGTCATCTATTATAGCTGTACATAGTTGTTTaatttgatgaaaaagaaaacactttaaaagattttaaagtgCTATGGGCCTGAAGCCTCTAAATAAATAGTTGAATTTACATGATAAGGCAATTATGGGATATTTATAAAAGAGTAATTAATATACTGTCAAAAAGGGAGTAAAatatgaaactataaaatataaatatgtgtagGTGGGAATGGGGGCAAAGTTGGGCTCATAATTTTAGATCTGTTACAGGTACACCAAAAGCTAAATAAGTAATACTAATTATTCACATTGAATATATCTCAAgtgatgaaataaaagaaagagtggTTGTATAGAGTAAAATTTATTATAGGGTTGTAGAATTCATACAACCTAAACTCCTTACAGCATTCAGCACCTACACAATTTTGTGCATTCCACAATACACATATTAGTGAGAAAGAATCACTGCATTAGTTAAAAATGACTGTCTCATGAAAATTGTTCACATATAAGTCAGGTTAATTACAGAGCACCTAACAGAACTGCAAAAATGTAATTTCTAAATTCAAGAAAGTtgtacaaaatgaaaaacaaaaaaaccaacaatgTTAAGAGATCTGATATATTTTACacaaaaagttcaaaaacaattttaaatatttcaaattttaaaattgctcCACCATAAGATGAATAAAGAGCTtacttaaaggaaaagaaaaaaacaaacaaacaaaaaaacaacggATGGAATTTATTGTCAGGATGTTAGGTGACATATTCATGCTGCTTTCAGAAATCTAAACCccataaattcaaagaaaaaatgaaaatcatataaTTTCAGTTTCAAACAGCAAGCAATGCCAATTAAACTAAAATTTGACAAGAGCTTGCAGTGGTTagtagttccttttttttttttttttccttttactaaaAGCATAAGCAATCGAGTAAATGCATGAGTAAATATCTTGAGTATCCCATAAACTTTAATGTTAAAGTCATATTGTAAATCTCTGACTTCTTATTACCAAGGATACTCTATCTGTTGCCTCTTACTCTTGACAGATCTTGGTCTCAACAATAAATTCGTTGGGGAAGTGTCTAATCTTCCAGCATTTATCAATGGCACGTTTGTTGAAACCTGTAAGGAAATGTGCAAAAAAAGTGGCTTTTGAAATTTTTgtggaaaggaaaatatatctAGACTTGTTCCCCACATTTTCCTGTATTCCACCTCCACTTGCCTCTACTGTGTAACACAGGGTGAAGGAAGGAATACATTAGTTACTTACCCAGCAAGAGGTCTCTGCGACGAAGGCGGAAGGACTTTCTGTTGTTGCAAAGTTGGTAAATAAAGATGCCAAGGTTACTAACATCACGAATTTCCTCCACAGCAACTAGGTCTTCACGAACCACATAAGTTTGAGGCAGGTATCTGCCACtctgaaaatcaaaaccaaagaTTGAAATGagaaatctttttcctttttaaattagaaGTTCAGGAGtaaaagtgcaggtttgttacttaagtaaacttgtgtcatggggtttgttgtacagattatttaatcacccaggtattaagcctagtacccactggttatttttcctgatcctgtcCCTTCTCCCATCTTCCAGCCTCTGAAAGACCGCAGTGTGTGTTGTTACCCTCTATGTGACCATGTGTTCTTTtcatttggctcccacttataagtgagaacatatggtatttggttttctgttcctgtgttagtttgtaaggttaatggcctccagctctatccatctctctgttttgtttagtttttttctgtgattttttttttttttggctgcatagtatcccatggtgtatatgcatcatattttctttatccagtctatcattgacggacatttaggctgattccatgtctttgctattataaatactgctgcaatgcacatacttgtgcatgtgtctttataataaaatgattactGGCACATACCCAGTAATGCAATTGCTAGGTCTaatagtatttctgtctttaggtctgagaaatcaccacagcaccttccataatggctgaactaatttacaccaaCACCAATggtatataagcattcctttttctccacaacctagccagcatctgttattttttgactttttaataatagccattctgactggtgtgagatggtatctcattgtggttttgatttgcatttatctaatgttcagtgatgctgagcttttgtTCAAATGTTTGTTgcctgcatgtatgtcttcttttgaaaagtgtctgctcatgtcaTTTGCCCAAATTCTTAAGGACACTATTTAAATCCTTTCCTATACCAGATAAtgactgtaaaaaaaaatctttattttttagagcagttttaggttcacaacattttttatttgaaaaatatttcaataaaatgaaatgttttggcCAAActcattatgttttaaaaaaacaaggaagtaaaatTACTTGGAGGTGCTTATGTAAAAATTTGACTTCCAAAATACATACCGCCAGTTTGCCAAAGAGCTCTACCAGATTTTTTGGAGGCATAACAATAGAGGTATTGAGGGGCATCAGATAGCAGTTCCCCAGCAACAAGTCCAGGTAAGCAGTCATTCCCTGTTAGGTAGAGGAAAAAAGTCAGGTAAGACATAGAAGGCATTAACATTGCAAATTTTCCAACTACCATTAGATCAAGCAGCTACATCCTTTCAAAATCAACTAATGTGTATtcaacaacaaaagaatgaaaaggctTTGCCTCAAAAACATGTGCATTCATGAATGAATTTAATACCTGCCAATgaagtaaaaaagagagagagagaggaaaaataaaatcctggcaTATTTATAGGAATGAGAAACCTTTTCAAAGTCATGAATAATTGCTGCAGGGTCACTATCAGAGAAACTGGGGACAGGCACATCAATGATTGCAATGTTGTCATCCTCACGAATGTCAGCCTCCTCAGTCACAGGCAGGAAGTTAGGCTCTCCTCCACGAAGGGAATTTGCAGGATCCTCAGAATCAAAGAAGCACATCTCTCCACGGTAAATGGTGCTCTAAAAGACAAAAAGGGAAAATTACAATCTTCTAATACTCACTATCATGATATTTGAATGGTTTTTCACACTCATATCAATTCACTGTACTATGTGTTAAGCCGAGGCTTGTTGACTACAGTTATCACAATGAAGACAAATCAATTTTATGAACTGGAAGGCAACTTGAAAACTTTCCCTAAATCTTCTTTTCTCTCGTTACCACTACAGAATTTTTTAAGTCGCTACTAAATGTCTAGCAACTAGTAattcaaagtataataattataattattattacctTGGGCATGAAGTACTTGTAAATGCAGGCTCCACCAACAATAAGTCCTGCCAAGATGAATGAAAGGCCTAAGAGAGTAAGCATACATCTCCCAGAGGAGCCCTCTTTTTCCTGGGTGGCAACTCGGAGCTCCtatttattaaaaagcaaaaccaaaaacaaaaccagattgTACTTTTAGACACATAGTTGATTTTGTATACAATTTACCTCCCTTGAaacccaagattttttttttaatgttaactcATTTTAATTGCAGTCTGAATTTATTTCAAGACAATTTGTGAATCTAATAGATGTTAAAAAATGTCTCTGATTGTATTAACCTTCCATTTTGGCATTTCTAAACCCAAATATAcatatgaaattatttcaaaatacatgcaTCAAGAACCAAAttaaaattaccatttatttatgcaatgtcatattatt harbors:
- the ITM2A gene encoding integral membrane protein 2A is translated as MVKIAFNTPTAVQKEEARQDVEALLSRTVRTQILTGKELRVATQEKEGSSGRCMLTLLGLSFILAGLIVGGACIYKYFMPKSTIYRGEMCFFDSEDPANSLRGGEPNFLPVTEEADIREDDNIAIIDVPVPSFSDSDPAAIIHDFEKGMTAYLDLLLGNCYLMPLNTSIVMPPKNLVELFGKLASGRYLPQTYVVREDLVAVEEIRDVSNLGIFIYQLCNNRKSFRLRRRDLLLGFNKRAIDKCWKIRHFPNEFIVETKICQE
- the ITM2A gene encoding integral membrane protein 2A isoform X1, which produces MVKIAFNTPTAVQKEEARQDVEALLSRTVRTQILTGKELRVATQEKEGSSGRCMLTLLGLSFILAGLIVGGACIYKYFMPKSTIYRGEMCFFDSEDPANSLRGGEPNFLPVTEEADIREDDNIAIIDVPVPSFSDSDPAAIIHDFEKGMTAYLDLLLGNCYLMPLNTSIVMPPKNLVELFGKLASGRYLPQTYVVREDLVAVEEIRDVSNLGIFIYQLCNNRKSFRLRRRDLLLGK
- the ITM2A gene encoding integral membrane protein 2A isoform X2, with amino-acid sequence MVKIAFNTPTAVQKEEARQDVEALLSRTVRTQILTGKSTIYRGEMCFFDSEDPANSLRGGEPNFLPVTEEADIREDDNIAIIDVPVPSFSDSDPAAIIHDFEKGMTAYLDLLLGNCYLMPLNTSIVMPPKNLVELFGKLASGRYLPQTYVVREDLVAVEEIRDVSNLGIFIYQLCNNRKSFRLRRRDLLLGFNKRAIDKCWKIRHFPNEFIVETKICQE